Proteins co-encoded in one Syntrophales bacterium genomic window:
- a CDS encoding radical SAM protein has translation MATCKLCGKYPVSRSLLICGDCIKNLSGPELEELILKTHKQSRYPLPATPPKESGGVTCFLCPNRCCIELGKRGFCGLKENRDNRLAVIAGDSRKGLVTWYHDPLPTNCVADWVCPAGSQSGYPDYSYTPNKECGYTNLAVFFGGCSFDCLFCQNRSYHAMAVEPSELHTPEELVDAITERTACLCFFGGDPSPQMPFALEVCRLAIRKKRGRILRLCWETNGNIHETFIDEMAELSLISGGCIKFDLKAINENLHRTLSGVSNKKTMDNFAYLAKFIPKRPDPPFLVASTLLVPGYVGVEEVAGIARFLAQLDPDIPYTLLAFFPHHFFRDLPLMSWKEAEQCRETALQVGLKRVRLGNVHLLK, from the coding sequence ATGGCAACATGTAAGCTCTGCGGTAAATATCCTGTCTCACGGTCGCTTCTTATATGCGGCGATTGTATCAAAAATCTATCAGGCCCCGAGTTAGAAGAACTAATTCTAAAAACTCACAAACAGAGTCGCTATCCACTTCCGGCAACACCACCCAAAGAAAGTGGTGGTGTCACATGTTTTCTTTGCCCAAACCGCTGCTGTATAGAACTTGGAAAAAGGGGGTTTTGCGGACTCAAAGAGAACAGAGATAACCGACTAGCCGTGATTGCAGGGGACAGCAGAAAGGGCCTCGTCACTTGGTACCATGATCCCCTTCCAACAAACTGTGTGGCTGACTGGGTGTGTCCCGCCGGTTCACAAAGTGGTTACCCAGACTATTCATACACACCTAACAAAGAATGCGGATATACGAATCTTGCTGTTTTTTTTGGAGGCTGCTCGTTCGATTGCCTTTTCTGTCAGAACAGGAGCTACCACGCAATGGCCGTAGAACCTAGTGAATTACACACTCCCGAGGAACTGGTGGATGCTATAACAGAACGCACAGCTTGCCTGTGTTTCTTCGGGGGAGACCCTTCCCCACAGATGCCCTTTGCTCTAGAAGTATGCCGGCTTGCTATCAGAAAAAAAAGGGGGAGAATCCTCCGATTATGCTGGGAAACAAACGGAAACATACATGAAACTTTTATCGACGAAATGGCTGAGCTTTCTCTGATTTCAGGAGGTTGCATAAAATTCGATTTGAAAGCCATAAACGAAAACCTCCACCGTACTCTTTCTGGGGTAAGCAACAAAAAGACAATGGATAATTTTGCCTATCTCGCAAAATTCATCCCAAAACGTCCCGATCCTCCATTCCTCGTGGCAAGTACACTCCTCGTTCCAGGATACGTCGGAGTGGAAGAAGTAGCAGGAATTGCCAGATTTTTAGCTCAACTTGACCCTGACATACCCTACACGCTCCTTGCCTTTTTTCCGCACCACTTTTTTCGGGATCTCCCCCTTATGAGCTGGAAAGAGGCAGAGCAGTGTCGTGAAACGGCTTTGCAAGTGGGACTCAAAAGGGTAAGGTTAGGAAATGTTCATCTTCTTAAGTAA
- a CDS encoding alpha/beta hydrolase, which translates to MNKDQIFRSNFFANGRLKLHYLTGGTNIKEPLLLLHGIGDSAWIWENLAKSAMDTHYVIALDQRGHGLSDWTDPPAYKCEDYISDIHALTEHLKLRKMVIVGHSMGALHGTRFATLFPEKVKALVHTDIEPAPPVWNKRYLEKLYLSLTQSFSSIEEYVNILKKNSTYAEKESLSRFALHNLKKTEDGSFCLCFHREVLRNFDNYDLRPYLKYIECPTMIVRGEESRVLTREGAFKMSTLIKNCRIHEISRAAHPVMTDNPKEFTKAVMDFLSQKKCTENGNM; encoded by the coding sequence ATGAACAAAGACCAAATCTTCCGAAGCAATTTCTTCGCAAATGGCCGGCTAAAACTCCATTATCTAACAGGAGGTACAAACATAAAAGAGCCTTTACTTCTCCTTCACGGTATTGGAGACAGTGCCTGGATCTGGGAAAACCTTGCAAAAAGTGCCATGGATACCCATTACGTTATAGCTCTCGATCAGCGCGGTCACGGTCTCAGTGACTGGACGGATCCACCCGCTTATAAATGCGAGGATTATATTTCAGACATCCACGCACTCACCGAACATTTAAAACTGAGAAAAATGGTTATTGTGGGCCATTCCATGGGGGCACTTCATGGAACGCGGTTTGCAACCCTTTTCCCGGAAAAAGTGAAAGCACTCGTACACACAGACATAGAACCTGCTCCCCCAGTGTGGAATAAACGATACCTTGAAAAGCTCTACTTATCGCTAACACAAAGTTTCTCATCAATAGAAGAATACGTCAATATACTAAAAAAGAACAGCACATACGCAGAAAAAGAGAGCCTTTCTCGATTCGCCTTGCATAATTTAAAAAAGACGGAAGACGGCAGCTTCTGTCTCTGTTTTCATAGGGAGGTGCTCCGCAATTTCGACAATTACGACCTAAGACCTTATCTAAAATACATAGAATGCCCCACAATGATCGTACGAGGAGAGGAAAGTCGGGTGCTCACAAGAGAAGGAGCTTTTAAAATGAGCACTTTAATTAAGAACTGCCGCATACATGAAATTTCCCGGGCAGCCCATCCTGTAATGACGGATAATCCAAAAGAGTTCACAAAAGCTGTAATGGACTTTCTATCACAAAAAAAGTGTACAGAAAATGGCAACATGTAA
- a CDS encoding DUF362 domain-containing protein, whose translation MDRKKVAIVKYEKPYESVEKVVSLCKGLDHLPHNARVFIKPNIVFWTKVTAFPKWGVITTSRVIEDVVIILKEMGVQDITIGEGTITYDPKDRETPAHAFETLGYGTLKKRYGVRVVNVFERFFEKVDFGDGVVLRVNADVLQSDFVVNVPVLKTHAQTVVSLGIKNLKGFLDIDSRRRCHGTDPAKNLHYMISRLPLKLPPTLTLIDGIYSNERGPSFDGRIRRTDILIASSDILSADMVGAKVLGYEPREVPHLVYAAKECNRPLDLSDVEILGERIDEIGLHYEYSFPYTDDDSLPSSLAMMGIKGLYYRKYDLTMCSYCSRINALILPAIARAWKGEPWDEVEVLTGKSMRPSKGKNKTILLGKCMYQANKDHPDIKELIAVKGCPPKLNDIVEAFHKAGIDIDPSLFDDIDKYPGTFMKRYEGKPEFDESFFRVV comes from the coding sequence ATGGATCGAAAGAAGGTAGCAATTGTGAAATACGAGAAACCATACGAGTCTGTCGAAAAAGTGGTTAGTCTTTGTAAAGGGCTTGATCATCTACCGCACAATGCAAGGGTCTTTATAAAACCCAATATTGTTTTCTGGACAAAGGTTACGGCGTTTCCCAAATGGGGAGTTATAACGACGTCTAGGGTTATCGAGGATGTGGTGATAATCCTGAAAGAAATGGGAGTACAAGATATAACAATTGGAGAAGGCACTATCACATATGATCCGAAGGATAGAGAAACGCCAGCCCATGCATTCGAAACTCTTGGGTACGGCACACTTAAAAAAAGGTACGGGGTAAGAGTGGTGAATGTTTTCGAAAGATTCTTCGAAAAGGTTGATTTTGGAGATGGGGTTGTGTTGCGCGTAAATGCCGATGTGCTTCAGAGTGACTTTGTGGTAAATGTTCCAGTCCTCAAAACGCATGCCCAGACTGTTGTTAGTCTTGGAATTAAAAATTTAAAAGGATTCCTGGACATCGATTCACGGAGAAGGTGCCACGGCACCGATCCGGCAAAAAATCTTCATTATATGATATCCAGACTTCCCTTAAAGCTCCCTCCTACTTTGACTCTTATCGATGGTATCTACTCGAACGAAAGGGGACCCAGTTTTGACGGGAGAATAAGGAGGACTGACATACTCATTGCTTCCTCAGATATTTTATCAGCTGATATGGTGGGGGCGAAGGTTCTTGGCTACGAACCACGCGAGGTTCCTCATTTAGTATATGCTGCAAAAGAATGTAATAGACCGCTGGATCTTTCAGATGTGGAAATACTGGGTGAGAGAATAGATGAGATCGGCTTGCATTATGAGTATTCTTTTCCTTACACGGATGATGATTCTCTTCCATCGTCTTTAGCTATGATGGGTATAAAGGGACTTTATTACAGGAAATACGACCTCACTATGTGTTCCTATTGTTCAAGAATCAACGCGCTTATACTCCCAGCGATTGCCAGGGCCTGGAAAGGTGAACCTTGGGATGAAGTGGAGGTCCTCACGGGAAAATCCATGAGGCCCTCCAAAGGTAAAAACAAAACGATACTTCTTGGAAAATGTATGTATCAGGCTAATAAAGACCACCCTGACATAAAAGAATTGATCGCAGTGAAGGGATGCCCGCCGAAACTAAACGACATAGTGGAGGCATTTCACAAGGCTGGAATAGATATAGACCCTTCTCTCTTTGATGATATTGATAAATATCCAGGCACATTTATGAAACGCTACGAGGGCAAACCAGAATTTGATGAGTCTTTTTTCAGGGTTGTGTAA
- the ruvX gene encoding Holliday junction resolvase RuvX, with the protein MAILGIDYGEKRIGVAISDDMGLCAFALTTIRRGSKQRDIAVICELVKSRGVELIVVGYPVCLNGSEGVQCRKIKSFAKEVEKATGREVVLWDETLSTWEAWELMEKAGVRKKKRKEVVDSMAAAVILQGFLEARRRKGGGGFS; encoded by the coding sequence ATGGCTATACTAGGAATAGATTACGGTGAAAAGCGAATAGGAGTGGCGATTAGCGATGATATGGGGCTTTGCGCCTTTGCGTTGACTACTATTCGCAGAGGCAGTAAGCAGAGGGACATCGCTGTAATATGTGAACTAGTAAAGAGTCGTGGTGTAGAGCTTATTGTTGTGGGTTATCCTGTTTGCCTTAACGGATCGGAGGGCGTGCAATGTCGGAAAATAAAGTCTTTCGCAAAGGAGGTGGAGAAAGCCACGGGCAGAGAGGTGGTTCTCTGGGATGAAACCCTTTCAACTTGGGAGGCTTGGGAATTGATGGAGAAAGCGGGTGTAAGGAAGAAAAAACGAAAGGAGGTTGTTGATAGCATGGCTGCCGCGGTCATCCTTCAAGGTTTTCTTGAAGCCCGCAGGCGAAAAGGTGGGGGTGGTTTTTCGTGA
- the mltG gene encoding endolytic transglycosylase MltG, translating into MNLLKSRGIFYPIFLVFILMLVILIVYAYGPVSSDRKTILIEIPRGTKFFQIVNLLDEAGLVNNRPLFCVLVIAKGAARKIRAGEYEFSTSMSPLEIIEKLLVGDIKKYRITVPEDLSLKEIAARLAAEGLVDESTFLYWAYNREFISSLGVEANSIEGYLFPDTYFFDRSMTARDIIRTMVKQFWKVATPALRQRAERMGMSVHEWVTLASIIGKETSYSAEKPLVSAVFHNRMKRGMKLQSDPTAVYNIDFNGVITKTHLLLDHPYNTYRIYGLPPGPIANPGRDSLLAALYPAKVDYLYFVSNGNGSHRFSSTLEDHNLAVQNYRSQRK; encoded by the coding sequence GTGAATTTGCTTAAAAGTAGGGGAATTTTTTACCCTATTTTTTTGGTTTTTATTTTGATGCTCGTTATTTTAATTGTTTATGCATACGGGCCAGTGTCAAGTGACAGAAAGACTATTCTTATAGAGATCCCTCGAGGGACTAAATTTTTCCAGATAGTAAATCTTCTTGATGAGGCAGGGTTAGTTAATAATAGGCCTCTCTTCTGTGTTCTGGTGATTGCTAAGGGTGCGGCACGGAAGATAAGGGCAGGAGAATACGAATTTTCCACTTCTATGTCGCCTTTAGAGATCATAGAGAAGCTTCTCGTGGGGGACATAAAGAAGTATAGAATTACAGTGCCTGAAGATCTGAGCTTGAAGGAAATCGCCGCCCGACTTGCGGCCGAAGGTTTGGTCGATGAAAGTACATTTCTTTATTGGGCATACAACAGGGAATTTATTTCCTCACTGGGAGTGGAAGCGAATAGCATAGAGGGGTATCTTTTCCCTGATACATATTTTTTTGATAGATCTATGACAGCTCGGGATATAATAAGGACGATGGTAAAGCAGTTCTGGAAAGTGGCGACACCTGCGCTTAGACAGCGGGCTGAACGGATGGGCATGAGTGTCCACGAGTGGGTCACGTTAGCATCTATTATAGGAAAAGAGACCAGTTACAGTGCTGAGAAACCTCTCGTATCAGCTGTTTTCCACAACCGGATGAAAAGGGGAATGAAACTTCAGAGTGATCCGACGGCAGTTTATAATATTGACTTTAATGGAGTTATCACCAAGACCCATTTGCTTCTTGATCACCCTTACAACACCTACAGGATTTATGGATTGCCTCCTGGACCAATTGCGAACCCTGGACGGGATTCTCTTTTGGCTGCCCTTTATCCTGCCAAGGTGGATTATCTGTACTTTGTTTCTAATGGAAATGGTTCCCACCGATTCTCATCCACACTTGAAGACCATAACCTTGCGGTTCAGAACTATCGATCTCAGAGAAAATGA
- the mraZ gene encoding division/cell wall cluster transcriptional repressor MraZ — MSTFRGQYYHTIDEKGRIIFPSRFREVLSEKYDNRLVITKWDGYLMVFPYDEWRIIEEKVAHQSILRKEIRSFQRFFMSGAVDCALDSQGRVLIPSNFREYAGLDRDVVLVGMLRVIEIWSRGRFEEEMRKIGENMDLLMNFLNSIGI, encoded by the coding sequence GTGTCTACATTCCGGGGGCAGTACTATCATACCATTGATGAAAAGGGCCGTATAATCTTTCCCTCTCGTTTTCGTGAGGTGCTCTCAGAGAAGTATGATAACCGTCTCGTCATAACTAAATGGGACGGATATCTCATGGTGTTTCCCTACGATGAGTGGCGGATCATTGAGGAGAAAGTGGCGCACCAGTCCATTTTGCGAAAGGAGATCCGTTCATTTCAGCGTTTCTTCATGTCTGGAGCTGTGGATTGTGCCCTCGATTCTCAGGGGAGGGTCCTCATTCCTTCAAACTTCCGAGAATATGCAGGCCTGGACAGGGATGTGGTTCTTGTAGGTATGCTTAGGGTCATTGAGATATGGAGCAGGGGCCGTTTTGAAGAGGAAATGCGGAAGATAGGTGAAAATATGGATTTGCTTATGAATTTTTTGAATAGCATTGGCATTTGA
- the rsmH gene encoding 16S rRNA (cytosine(1402)-N(4))-methyltransferase RsmH, protein MGDFHVPVLLEEVAYYLNCRSEGIYVDGTVGGGGHAHKILEMSAPNGRLIGIDLDEDALKTAERNLKKFGDRVTLIRGNFADVEDILGRLNIFRVDGVLLDLGPSLHQLTSPERGFGFSVDGPLDMRMDRRSRLTAKTIVNRFGIEELEEIIWRYGEERMAAEIAQAIVKKRETSPIETTKELKELIMSVLRTGAKRSINPATKTFQALRIAVNRELENLKKAIPAWIEALNPSGRMVIISYHSLEDRIVKEVFTFYSKDCVCAPRIPHCICGHSRKIRLITRKPVRPTDEEVQRNRRARSAKLRASERV, encoded by the coding sequence ATGGGTGATTTCCATGTACCTGTTCTGCTTGAAGAGGTGGCTTACTACCTTAATTGTCGAAGTGAAGGGATATACGTTGATGGTACTGTTGGGGGTGGAGGACATGCTCACAAGATTCTGGAAATGTCGGCTCCAAATGGGAGACTCATTGGTATAGACCTTGACGAAGATGCTCTGAAAACCGCTGAGAGAAATCTTAAAAAATTTGGCGATAGGGTGACTTTAATCAGAGGTAACTTTGCCGATGTGGAAGATATCCTGGGCAGGTTAAACATTTTTCGGGTTGACGGTGTTCTTCTCGACCTCGGTCCTTCTCTGCATCAACTTACATCACCAGAACGGGGTTTTGGCTTTTCCGTGGATGGTCCTCTGGATATGCGAATGGACAGGAGGAGTCGACTAACGGCGAAGACGATAGTTAACAGATTTGGTATTGAGGAGCTGGAGGAGATAATTTGGAGATACGGTGAGGAAAGGATGGCTGCAGAAATAGCACAAGCTATAGTCAAAAAGAGGGAAACTTCGCCCATTGAAACCACGAAAGAGCTGAAAGAACTGATCATGTCAGTTTTGCGAACAGGGGCGAAGAGATCCATTAATCCGGCAACGAAAACATTTCAGGCTTTGCGTATCGCCGTAAATAGGGAACTGGAGAATCTGAAGAAGGCCATCCCTGCCTGGATAGAAGCTCTTAATCCGTCGGGTAGAATGGTTATCATTTCCTATCATTCCCTTGAGGATCGTATTGTTAAGGAAGTTTTCACTTTTTACTCCAAGGATTGCGTCTGTGCCCCACGCATTCCTCATTGTATATGTGGTCACAGTAGAAAAATAAGATTGATAACGAGAAAACCCGTTCGCCCTACGGACGAAGAAGTGCAACGTAATCGCAGGGCTCGAAGTGCAAAGTTAAGAGCCTCAGAGAGAGTCTAG
- the ftsL gene encoding cell division protein FtsL produces the protein MNQFFSKSHFSYLYNPLRGLSVSRWVFLALLFMSVFLLYVWSHVNMTRLEYKIAEAMEVQVALLEEQKRLKLEIARLKSPRRISAIAQERLGLGPPSQDQIILIRSKE, from the coding sequence ATGAACCAGTTTTTTAGCAAATCTCACTTTTCATATTTGTATAACCCTCTTAGAGGTTTATCTGTATCAAGATGGGTTTTTTTAGCTTTGCTATTTATGTCGGTATTCCTCCTTTACGTATGGAGTCACGTAAACATGACGCGATTGGAGTACAAAATTGCGGAGGCAATGGAGGTTCAAGTTGCACTCCTTGAGGAGCAGAAGAGGTTAAAACTAGAAATCGCCCGTTTAAAATCGCCGCGGCGTATCAGTGCTATTGCTCAGGAAAGACTAGGGCTTGGGCCTCCTTCACAGGATCAGATTATCCTGATCAGGTCAAAGGAGTAG
- a CDS encoding penicillin-binding transpeptidase domain-containing protein, which yields MTYIEKKWLRFRIATVLASFAVFFLALMTRAFQLQIISGETLKNLANRQHFKVAEILPERGKIYDRNGVELAVSLMVESVCADPSRIRNPKVVADHLARVLEMNVDDIYRKLTGSGGFSWIARHIPPEKAEMVKALRLDGIYMIKEPKRYYPHGELAAHLLGFVGMDSVGLEGLELKYDKYLRGTPDRLVWVRDAKGRHLYPRVEQSPDGKGETYHLVLTLDSKLQHVVESQLREAVKEKAAKGGHVIVMDPRTGEILAMASEPAFNPNEFRQIPPFIRKNRAVTDSYEPGSVLKPFVVAAALEEKLVREGDRFYCEMGRYTVGNRVVHEAQHKRYGYLNVREIIKYSSNIGAAKIGERLGRERLYKYLSRFGFGSKTGVGLPGESQGLLRHYTYWRKVDTVAVSFGQGIAATPLQLVTALSAIANSGILMRPYVVKEILDSRGRVVETFQPTVVRQVLSYETSRKMRAIMKSVVSDDDGTGKMARIESVSVAGKTGTSQKFDFKKGVYSVDRVWATFMGFFPAEEPKLAIIVVLDEPRRDRWGGLASAPLFQRIGEQILVCWRMDLRDRLVGENGINQWKGNIRLAEALKPYVVVNEDRIDDSGNRVPDFRGLTIKEAFRKARETGVELSIEGSGWAVKQDPLPGAVFGRSRFCKVIFSRGM from the coding sequence GTGACCTACATAGAGAAAAAATGGCTTCGTTTTCGGATAGCAACTGTACTTGCAAGTTTTGCGGTATTTTTTCTCGCTTTGATGACGCGAGCGTTCCAATTACAAATAATTTCAGGGGAAACACTCAAGAATCTTGCCAATCGTCAGCACTTTAAGGTTGCTGAAATATTGCCTGAACGTGGTAAAATTTATGACCGCAATGGTGTTGAGCTTGCAGTAAGCTTAATGGTTGAGTCAGTTTGTGCTGATCCTAGCAGAATTCGCAATCCCAAAGTGGTGGCTGATCACCTAGCCAGAGTCCTCGAAATGAATGTGGATGATATTTATAGAAAACTGACAGGAAGCGGTGGTTTTTCCTGGATTGCCCGACACATACCACCCGAGAAAGCAGAAATGGTCAAGGCATTGAGGTTGGATGGTATATATATGATAAAGGAGCCGAAACGTTACTATCCTCACGGAGAATTGGCTGCTCATCTTCTTGGTTTTGTGGGGATGGACTCCGTTGGCCTGGAAGGTCTAGAGTTGAAATACGATAAGTACCTTCGGGGCACACCAGATAGGCTGGTATGGGTGAGAGATGCAAAGGGTAGGCACCTTTATCCTCGTGTTGAACAGAGTCCGGACGGTAAAGGGGAAACCTATCATCTTGTGTTGACTCTCGACAGTAAGCTCCAACACGTGGTGGAATCTCAGTTGCGGGAGGCCGTGAAAGAGAAAGCGGCAAAGGGCGGCCATGTCATAGTGATGGATCCTCGAACAGGGGAGATCCTCGCTATGGCAAGTGAACCAGCGTTCAATCCCAACGAATTTAGGCAGATTCCTCCTTTTATTCGGAAAAATAGGGCAGTAACCGATAGTTACGAGCCCGGTTCTGTTTTGAAGCCTTTTGTAGTAGCAGCGGCCCTTGAGGAAAAATTAGTGAGAGAGGGAGACAGGTTCTATTGTGAAATGGGACGTTATACAGTAGGTAACCGCGTCGTTCATGAGGCTCAGCACAAACGATACGGATATCTTAACGTTAGAGAGATTATTAAGTACTCAAGCAATATAGGAGCCGCAAAGATCGGGGAGCGACTGGGCAGAGAGCGTTTGTACAAATATTTGAGCAGATTTGGATTCGGATCAAAGACGGGGGTTGGTTTGCCTGGAGAATCGCAAGGGCTGTTAAGACATTACACGTACTGGAGAAAAGTGGATACAGTGGCGGTTTCTTTTGGTCAGGGGATAGCTGCAACACCTCTTCAGCTGGTTACGGCGCTTTCTGCGATTGCGAATTCTGGGATACTTATGCGACCCTACGTTGTTAAGGAAATCCTTGACTCTCGTGGACGTGTGGTAGAAACATTTCAACCCACGGTAGTAAGGCAAGTTCTTTCTTACGAGACATCTAGAAAGATGAGGGCCATAATGAAATCTGTGGTAAGTGACGACGATGGAACAGGAAAGATGGCAAGAATAGAAAGCGTATCTGTGGCCGGGAAAACGGGCACGTCTCAAAAATTTGATTTCAAAAAGGGGGTTTACTCCGTGGATAGGGTCTGGGCTACCTTTATGGGATTTTTCCCGGCAGAGGAACCAAAATTAGCAATTATTGTGGTTTTGGACGAACCCAGAAGAGACCGTTGGGGTGGTTTGGCATCTGCACCACTCTTTCAGAGGATCGGGGAACAAATTCTGGTATGCTGGAGAATGGACCTCCGGGACCGTTTGGTTGGTGAAAATGGTATAAATCAGTGGAAAGGAAATATAAGACTTGCTGAAGCTTTAAAGCCATATGTGGTGGTTAATGAGGATAGGATAGATGATAGTGGGAATAGAGTTCCCGATTTCAGAGGGCTGACGATCAAAGAAGCATTCAGGAAAGCAAGGGAAACGGGCGTGGAACTAAGTATAGAGGGAAGTGGTTGGGCTGTAAAACAGGACCCGTTGCCAGGTGCAGTTTTTGGTAGGTCAAGGTTTTGTAAAGTGATCTTTAGCAGGGGGATGTAA
- a CDS encoding UDP-N-acetylmuramoyl-L-alanyl-D-glutamate--2,6-diaminopimelate ligase, which translates to MRLRDVIRDTEVISVKGDLEVEVTSLCYDSRQCEENSLFVAIPGFKTDGHAYVQEAISRGARVIVHEKDLIFPSNVTGVKVRDARDALGKFSRNFYRNPSRSLCLIGVVGTNGKTTITYLLESIFRKAGVNCGVLGTINYRFEGREIPASNTTPESCDFQRMLYDMKESGVKVVVAEVSSHALALKRVDDCEFDVGIFTNLSRDHLDFHGNMENYFNAKRRFFSEILACSPKKRERGMIVNVDDMWGKRLLRDVPLKACTYGVESAANIRPLHYECTLEGIFAEVAAGGVVLTLNSPLIGKFNLSNILAVVACGLVLGVGAKDIIDGVASLKCVPGRLEKISRDGQPCVFVDYAHTEDALSKVLGNLREFKTSRVITVFGCGGDRDRGKRPLMGRAALEGSDWIVITSDNPRSEDPLSIIAEIESGIKDLARNVSPERSFDHQGKIYSVIPDRREAIELAISQARPGDIVLVAGKGHEDYQIIGDRKIFFDDRVVAREALERYHS; encoded by the coding sequence TTGAGATTACGGGATGTGATAAGAGATACAGAAGTAATTTCCGTAAAGGGTGATCTTGAAGTGGAAGTTACCTCTCTGTGTTATGATTCTAGGCAGTGCGAGGAAAACAGCTTATTTGTGGCAATTCCAGGATTCAAAACCGATGGACATGCGTACGTTCAAGAGGCGATTTCTCGTGGAGCACGTGTTATTGTACATGAAAAAGACTTAATTTTTCCTAGTAATGTGACTGGTGTAAAGGTCAGAGATGCCCGGGACGCACTTGGGAAATTTAGCCGGAATTTTTACCGTAATCCATCCCGTTCTCTCTGTTTGATTGGTGTGGTAGGCACGAACGGTAAAACGACGATTACCTATCTGTTGGAGTCCATATTTAGAAAAGCGGGTGTTAATTGTGGTGTACTGGGAACAATAAACTACCGTTTTGAAGGTCGAGAAATTCCAGCTTCTAATACGACTCCAGAATCCTGTGATTTTCAGAGGATGCTCTATGATATGAAAGAAAGTGGGGTAAAGGTGGTTGTTGCAGAAGTATCTTCCCATGCTTTGGCATTGAAACGTGTTGACGACTGCGAATTTGATGTAGGTATCTTTACCAATCTCTCCAGGGATCACCTCGATTTTCATGGAAACATGGAAAATTATTTCAATGCGAAGAGGCGTTTTTTCTCAGAAATTCTCGCGTGTTCACCGAAGAAAAGGGAACGGGGTATGATCGTTAATGTGGATGATATGTGGGGTAAAAGACTGCTAAGGGATGTTCCTCTTAAGGCGTGCACATATGGTGTTGAGAGTGCCGCCAATATTAGACCTCTTCACTATGAATGCACTTTGGAGGGGATATTTGCCGAGGTAGCCGCAGGTGGTGTTGTGTTAACCTTAAATTCTCCTCTGATAGGAAAATTCAACCTCTCGAATATCCTTGCAGTGGTTGCCTGTGGACTGGTACTAGGTGTAGGAGCAAAAGACATCATCGATGGGGTGGCCTCTCTAAAGTGTGTTCCTGGGCGTTTAGAGAAGATTAGTAGGGATGGTCAGCCTTGTGTTTTTGTGGATTACGCACATACTGAAGATGCCTTAAGTAAGGTTTTGGGGAATCTGAGGGAGTTTAAAACATCACGTGTCATAACGGTTTTTGGATGTGGTGGTGACAGGGACAGGGGTAAGCGGCCACTGATGGGAAGGGCTGCCTTGGAAGGTAGTGACTGGATCGTGATTACCTCTGATAATCCCCGTTCCGAAGACCCTCTTTCTATAATTGCAGAGATAGAGAGTGGTATAAAAGATTTAGCGCGTAATGTTTCTCCAGAAAGATCGTTTGATCACCAAGGAAAGATCTACTCCGTTATACCGGACCGGAGGGAGGCCATTGAATTAGCTATAAGTCAGGCAAGACCTGGGGATATTGTGCTGGTTGCGGGTAAGGGTCATGAGGACTACCAGATCATAGGTGATAGAAAGATCTTCTTTGATGATCGGGTAGTAGCACGGGAAGCTCTGGAGAGGTACCATAGTTGA